In Primulina eburnea isolate SZY01 chromosome 3, ASM2296580v1, whole genome shotgun sequence, one DNA window encodes the following:
- the LOC140827431 gene encoding uncharacterized protein — protein MASFNKIPMFSKEDYDDWKIRMQAHLAAHDDDMWFVITDGPMKIMKANTAVGTTEGAPQMVEKNISEWTAEDKKKANLDNVAKDILYKTLDKNMFAKIKTCTTAKEIWEKLTQLCEGNDQTKENKLTVAIQKFDNAKMKPGETLVEFDERFSSIVIELTSLGKEYSNREIALKVMRALPREWDLGIRTEEEPSTTQQTKALAVATVTLPVEESTSKKSAEQLSNEAMSLFVKRFGKFMRKNQSQINKPYFKKDHTEDGQEEDKGKWAETESEKSSSEESSSESENKKVECLMAKEDQEATDEMVFDFNSEEFTREDLVTALHDMVNEFKGLFMKFNEADAEKKDLKNKLTLSSCSQHKEVESLKVKLSLIAAENDDLRRVFHATLKENKRLLSTINKWNKSSASLDRMHEMQKPAGDRTGLGYGINDCNTSEASTQPLLEKDSLRSIKFVRSSSVYEHDEPKDRGIQNMNLENNGRRCGLGYVQNDKSKQYWRKPRPNPTGYRGSTRYHSKIRPSNYYNCQPVQKRYRLNDDNQRPKQHILHSSPEYVFDHDHPGTHHKKSARIIQELKKKNLEKSSWFLDSGCSRHMTGNKDLLSEVLNLKGPTITFGDNSKGKAMGKGKITHSKIIIKDVLLVENLCYNLISISQLCDNGYTVEFHKEKCMVKTNTGSTVLTGYRSQNTYRVEWNDQYLNASTCFVALNGNKNWLWHKRLNHLNFKSIATISKLKLVSGLPNADFAKDKVCNACQLGKQVRSTFKSKGRNSSARCLELLHMDLFEPIPVMSLGGKKYTLVVIDDFSRFTWVLFLGSKDQTADHLIKLLKRLHNEKRENINRIRSDRGTEFLNKYLASYLEDHGIKHELSAARSPQQNGNRSMINKSHEKTPYEIWTGKVPEVGYNDDDEIDIRRTCETISKENPIGQENCQQPNDPENNYQPQNTPLAEEATEQENDIIQSTEEDQYGPCLRWKKDHPLELVIGNPTAPLRTRNQMISEFMQAAFVSQIEPKKIDDALLDTNWIDAMQEELNQWVYRNKMNESGLIIRNKARLVAQGYRQEEGIDFDESFAPVARLEAIRIFLAFAAFKDFKVYQMDVKSAFLNGLLNEEVFVEQPPGFVNHIFPDYVYKLDKALYGLKQAPRAWLSLQKTKEEDKHQ, from the exons atggcatctttcaataaaatccctatgtTCTCCAAAGAAGactatgatgattggaaaattcgCATGCAGGCACATCTAGCAGCACATGATGACGATATGTGGTTTGTAATCACTGATGGaccaatgaagatcatgaaagcaaacacagctgttggtACAACTGAAGGTGCTCCTCAAATGGTAGAGAAAAACATATCTGAATGGACAGCTGAGGATAAAAAAAAAGCAAACttagacaacgttgcaaaagatatTCTCTATAAGACTCTGGATAAGAACATGTTCGCCAAAATCAAGACTTGCACCACTGCAAAAGAAATATGGGAAAAACTCACTCAACTgtgcgaaggaaatgatcagaccaaagaaaacaaactgacaGTGGCTATTCAAAAATTCGACAATGCAAAGATGAAGCCAGGAGAAACTCTTGTAGAATTTGATGAGCGATTTAGCAGCATTGTCATCGAGCTCACCTCACTTGGAAAAGAGTACTCCAACAGAGAAATTGCCTTGAAGGTCATGAGAGCtcttcccagagaatgggat ctTGGCATACGAACCGAAGAAGAGCCGTCCACAACCCAACAAACAAAGGCCTTGGCAGTGGCTACAGTGACTCTTCCGGTCGAAGAGTCCACAAGTAAGAAATCGGCTGAGCAACTAAGCAATGAAGCCATGTCTCTGTTTGTTAAAAGATTTGGCAAATTTATGCGCAAAAATCAATCTCAAATAAAtaaaccttattttaaaaaggACCATACTGAGGATGGTCAAG aagaagacaaaggcaAATGGGCTGAAACAGAGTCAGAAAAGTCTTCTTCTGAAGAATCTTCGAGTGAAAGTGAAAACAAAAAAGTCGAGTGTCTTATGGCCAAGGAAGATCAAGAAGCCACTGATGaaatggtatttgattttaactCTGAAGAATTTACACGAGAAGATCTTGTTACAGCACTTCACGATATGGTAAATGAGTTCAAAGGACTATTTATGAAATTCAATGAAGCTGATGCAGAAAAGAAAGActtaaaaaacaaattaactCTCTCTAGCTGTTCGCAGCACAAAGAGGTTGAAAGTTTGAAAGTCAAGCTAAGTCTGATAGCAGCTGAGAATGATGATTTACGAAGAGTGTTCCATGCTAcattaaaagaaaacaaacggttATTGAGTACCATCAACAAGTGGAACAAGTCCTCTGCTTCTCTTGATAGGATGCATGAAATGCAGAAACCAGCCGGAGACAGAACTGGGCTGGGTTACGGCATAAATGATTGCAATACCTCAGAAGCTTCAACTCAACCGTTGCTAGAAAAAGACAGTTTAAgatcaattaaatttgtcaGATCTAGCTCGGTATATGAACATGATGAGCCTAAAGATCGAGGCATTCAAAATATGAATCTTGAGAATAATGGAAGGCGATGTGGTTTGGGTTATGTTCAGAATGATAAATCCAAACAATATTGGCGCAAACCCAGGCCAAATCCAACCGGATACAGAGGATCAACTAGATATCACTCAAAGATCAGACCCAGCAATTACTACAATTGCCAACCAGTTCAAAAGAGGTATAGATTGAATGATGATAATCAAAGGCCCAAACAGCATATACTGCATTCATCACCAGAGTATGTTTTCGATCATGATCACCCTGGAACACATCACAAAAAATCCGCAAGGATAATTCAA GAACTAAAGAAGAAAAACTTAGAAAAATCATCATGGTTCTTAGACAGCGGATGCTCAAGACATATGACAGGAAATAAAGATCTCTTATCAGAAGTTTTAAATCTCAAAGGACCAACAATCACTTTCGGTGACAACTCTAAAGGTAAAGCTATGGGCAAGGGTAAAATTACCCATAGCAAAATCATCATCAAGGATGTTCTTCTAGTAGAAAATTTATGTTACAATCTGATCAGTATAAGTCAACTGTGTGACAATGGGTACACGGTTGAATTTCATAAAGAAAAATGCATGGTTAAAACTAATACAGGTTCTACTGTGTTGACTGGTTATCGAAGTCAAAACACCTATAGAGTAGAATGGAATGATCAATATTTAAATGCATCTACTTGTTTCGTTGCTCtaaatggaaataaaaattggCTATGGCATAAAAGGCtaaatcatctaaatttcaaatccattgctACTATTAGTAAGCTTAAGCTAGTATCTGGACTGCCTAACGCTGACTTTGCCAAAGATAAAGTATGcaatgcttgtcagcttggaaaACAGGTTCGATCAACTTTCAAAAGCAAGGGAAGAAACTCTTCAGCAAGATGTCTAGAACTTCTTCACATGGATCTATTTGAACCAATCCCggtgatgagcttagggggaaagaAATACACTCTGGTCGTTATTGATGACTTTTCTAGATTTACATGGGTACTATTCCTTGGTTCCAAAGATCAAACTGCCGACCATCTAATCAAGCTGCTCAAGAGACTTCACAATGAGAAAAGGGAAAACATCAACAGAATCAGAAGTGATAgaggaactgaatttctgaACAAATATCTGGCATCCTACCTTGAAGATCATGGGATTAAACATGAGCTATCAGCTGCAAGAtcgcctcaacaaaatgga AATCGATCTATGATTAATAAAAGTCAtgaaaagactccatatgaaataTGGACCGGCAAAGTGCCAGAAGTGGG CtacaatgatgatgatgagatagACATACGAAGAACATGTGAAACTATTTCTAAAGAAAATCCAATCGGTCAAGAAAATTGTCAACAACCGAATGATCCAGAAAACAACTATCAACCGCAGAACACACCACTGGCAGAAGAGGCAACAGAACAAGAGAATGACATCATTCAATCAACCGAGGAAGATCAATATGGACCATGTCTCCGGTGGAAAAAGGATCACCCACTCGAGCTGGTCATTGGTAACCCTACTGCTCCTCTtagaactagaaatcaaatgataagtgaatttaTGCAGGCTGCTTTTGTTTCTCAAATTGAACCCAAGAAAATTGATGATGCTCTTCTAGATACAAATTGGATAGAtgccatgcaagaagaacttaaCCA ATGGGTTTATAGAAACAAAATGAATGAAAGTGGTTTAATCATAAGAAATAAGGCTCGTCTAGTGGCTCAAGGATATAGACAGGAggaaggaatagactttgatgaatctTTTGCCCCTGTTGCTCGATTAGAAGCCATTAGAATATTTTTAGCGTTTGCAGCATTTAAGgacttcaaagtatatcaaatggatgttaaatctgCCTTTCTAAATGGTCTATTAAATGAGGAAGTTTTTGTAGAACAACCACCCGGTTTTGTTAACCATATCTTTCCTGATTATGTTTACAAATTGGATAAAGCTTTATACGGACTAAAACAAGCCCCAAGAGCATG GTTAAGTTTGCagaaaacaaaagaagaagACAAGCACCagtaa